In Enterobacter pseudoroggenkampii, one genomic interval encodes:
- a CDS encoding BglG family transcription antiterminator, whose amino-acid sequence MRFPNQRLAQLFELLQNETLPQDELAQRLSVSTRTVRADITALNALLASHGAQFILSRGNGYQLKIEDAGRYQQLQASHPRALRIPRTGPERVHYLVVRFLTSAFSLKLEDLADEWFVSRATLQSDMAEVREWFHRYNLTLETRPRHGMKLFGSEMSTRACLTDLLWELAQQDSLNPLVTDVALNAGVAEQMVPVLHDALTRHHIRLTDEGELFLRLYCAVSVRRISEGYPLPEFHAEDVEENVREAAKDIAVTIQQLAGKTLSPSEESWLCVHIAARQIQEIAPSAINADDDEALVNYILRYINTHYNYNLLSDAQLHADLLTHIKTMITRVRYQIMIPNPLLDNIKQHYPMAWDMTLAAVSSWGKYTPYVISENEIGFLVLHIGVGLERHYNIGYQRQPRVLLVCDAGNAMVRMIEAVLQRKYPQIEVTRTLTLREYELAETIGEDFVIATARVSEKSKPVVTIAPFPTDYQLEQIGKLVLVDRTRPWMLDKYFDAAHFRIIDKPIDQLTLFRELCEQLEAEGFVGAEFLDSVVEREAIVSTMLGDGIALPHSLGLLAQKTVVYTVLAPHGVQWGDETAHVIFLLAISKSEYEEAMAIYDIFVTFLRERAMSRLCSCEDFAGFKAVAMESLSRF is encoded by the coding sequence GTTTAGCGCAACTTTTCGAACTGTTGCAAAACGAGACGCTGCCGCAGGACGAGCTGGCGCAGCGGCTGTCGGTCTCCACGCGAACCGTCCGTGCGGACATTACCGCCCTTAACGCGCTGCTGGCCAGCCACGGCGCGCAGTTTATCCTGAGCCGGGGCAACGGCTACCAGCTCAAAATTGAGGATGCCGGGCGCTATCAGCAGCTTCAGGCATCCCACCCGCGCGCGCTGCGTATCCCGCGGACCGGGCCGGAGCGCGTGCATTATCTGGTGGTGCGTTTTCTCACCTCGGCGTTTTCGCTTAAGCTGGAGGATCTGGCGGACGAGTGGTTCGTCAGCCGCGCCACGCTGCAAAGCGACATGGCGGAGGTGCGCGAGTGGTTTCATCGTTACAACCTGACGCTGGAAACCCGCCCGCGCCACGGCATGAAGCTGTTTGGCAGCGAGATGTCCACCCGCGCCTGCCTGACCGATCTGCTCTGGGAGCTGGCGCAGCAGGACAGCCTGAACCCGCTGGTGACCGACGTGGCGCTGAATGCGGGCGTGGCGGAGCAGATGGTGCCGGTGCTGCACGACGCCCTGACGCGTCACCACATTCGCCTGACCGATGAAGGCGAGCTGTTCCTACGCCTGTACTGCGCGGTGTCGGTGCGGCGCATCAGCGAGGGCTATCCGCTGCCGGAATTCCACGCCGAAGACGTGGAAGAGAACGTGCGCGAGGCGGCGAAAGATATCGCGGTGACCATCCAGCAACTGGCAGGCAAAACGCTTTCGCCGTCGGAGGAGAGCTGGCTGTGCGTGCACATTGCGGCGCGGCAGATTCAGGAGATTGCCCCGAGCGCAATTAACGCCGATGACGACGAAGCGCTGGTCAACTACATCCTGCGCTATATCAACACCCACTATAACTACAACCTGCTCAGCGACGCGCAGCTGCACGCGGACCTGCTCACGCATATCAAAACCATGATTACCCGCGTGCGGTATCAAATCATGATCCCCAATCCGCTGCTGGATAACATCAAGCAGCACTACCCGATGGCGTGGGACATGACCCTCGCGGCGGTGTCGAGCTGGGGCAAATACACGCCGTATGTGATCAGCGAAAACGAGATTGGTTTCCTGGTGCTGCATATTGGCGTCGGGCTGGAGCGTCACTACAACATTGGCTACCAGCGTCAGCCGCGCGTGCTGCTGGTATGCGACGCCGGTAATGCCATGGTGCGCATGATTGAGGCGGTGCTGCAGCGTAAATACCCGCAGATTGAGGTCACGCGCACGCTCACCCTGCGCGAGTACGAGCTGGCGGAAACGATTGGCGAAGACTTTGTGATCGCCACCGCCCGCGTCAGCGAAAAGTCAAAACCGGTGGTGACGATCGCCCCGTTCCCGACCGACTATCAGCTGGAGCAGATCGGCAAGCTGGTGCTGGTGGACCGCACCCGCCCGTGGATGCTGGATAAATACTTCGACGCGGCCCATTTCCGCATTATCGACAAGCCGATCGATCAGCTGACGCTGTTCCGCGAGCTGTGTGAACAGCTTGAGGCCGAAGGCTTTGTTGGCGCGGAGTTTCTGGATTCGGTTGTTGAGCGTGAAGCTATCGTCAGCACCATGCTCGGCGACGGCATTGCGCTCCCGCACTCCCTCGGCCTGCTGGCGCAGAAAACGGTGGTCTATACCGTGCTCGCCCCGCACGGCGTTCAGTGGGGCGACGAAACCGCGCACGTCATCTTCCTGCTCGCCATCAGCAAAAGCGAGTACGAAGAGGCGATGGCGATTTACGATATCTTCGTCACCTTCCTGCGCGAGCGGGCGATGTCACGTCTCTGTAGCTGCGAGGATTTTGCCGGATTTAAGGCGGTGGCGATGGAGAGTTTGAGTCGTTTTTGA
- the nrdD gene encoding anaerobic ribonucleoside-triphosphate reductase, translating into MTPHVMKRDGCKVPFKSERIQEAILRAAKAAGVDDADYCATVAEVVSSQMNERSQVDINEIQTAVENQLMAGPYKQLARAYIEYRHDRDVQREKRGRLNQEIRGLVEQTNSALLNENANKDSKVIPTQRDLLAGIVAKHYARQHLLPRDVVSAHERGEIHYHDLDYSPFFPMFNCMLIDLKGMLTHGFKMGNAEIEPPKSISTATAVTAQIIAQVASHIYGGTTINRIDEVLAPFVTASFNKHRKTAEEWQIPDADGYAHSRTEKECYDAFQSLEYEVNTLHTANGQTPFVTFGFGLGTSWESRLIQQSILRNRISGLGKNRKTAVFPKLVFAIRDGLNHKFGDPNYDIKQLALECASKRMYPDILNYDQVVKVTGSFKTPMGCRSFLGVYEDENGEQIHDGRNNLGVISLNLPRIALEAKGNEAEFWTLLDERLQLARKALMTRIARLEGVKSRVAPILYMEGACGVRLKADDDVSEIFKNGRASISLGYIGIHETINALFGDTHMYDSEALREKGIAIVQRLRDAVDQWKEETGYGFSLYSTPSENLCDRFCRLDTAEFGIVEGVTDKGYYTNSFHLDVEKKVNPYDKIDFEAAYPPIASGGFICYGEYPNIQHNLKALEDVWDYSYQHVPYYGTNTPIDECYECGFTGEFECTSKGFTCPKCGNHDAARVSVTRRVCGYLGSPDARPFNAGKQEEVKRRVKHLGNGQIG; encoded by the coding sequence ATGACACCGCATGTGATGAAACGTGATGGCTGTAAAGTGCCGTTTAAATCAGAGCGCATCCAGGAAGCCATTCTGCGTGCAGCTAAAGCAGCGGGAGTCGATGACGCAGATTACTGCGCCACCGTCGCAGAAGTCGTTAGCAGCCAGATGAATGAACGCAGCCAGGTCGATATCAACGAGATCCAGACCGCGGTTGAGAACCAGCTGATGGCAGGGCCCTACAAGCAGCTGGCGCGCGCCTACATTGAGTACCGTCACGATCGTGACGTGCAGCGCGAGAAGCGCGGTCGTCTGAACCAGGAGATCCGTGGCCTGGTCGAGCAGACCAACTCCGCCCTGCTCAATGAAAACGCCAATAAAGACAGTAAAGTGATCCCGACCCAGCGCGATCTGCTGGCCGGTATCGTCGCCAAACACTATGCCCGTCAGCATCTGCTGCCGCGCGACGTGGTGTCTGCGCACGAGCGCGGCGAAATTCACTACCACGATCTCGACTACTCGCCATTCTTCCCGATGTTCAACTGCATGCTGATCGACCTGAAAGGCATGCTGACCCACGGTTTTAAAATGGGTAACGCCGAGATTGAACCGCCTAAGTCGATCTCCACGGCCACCGCGGTCACGGCGCAGATTATCGCCCAGGTCGCCAGCCACATTTATGGCGGGACCACCATTAACCGCATTGACGAAGTGCTGGCTCCGTTCGTCACGGCGAGCTTCAACAAGCATCGTAAAACGGCTGAAGAGTGGCAGATCCCGGACGCTGACGGCTACGCCCATTCCCGCACCGAGAAAGAGTGCTACGACGCCTTCCAGTCGCTGGAATATGAGGTGAACACGCTGCACACCGCCAACGGCCAGACGCCGTTTGTGACCTTCGGTTTTGGTCTTGGCACCAGTTGGGAATCACGCCTGATTCAGCAGTCCATCCTGCGCAACCGTATTTCCGGCCTTGGCAAAAACCGCAAAACTGCGGTGTTCCCGAAACTGGTGTTCGCGATTCGCGACGGCCTGAACCACAAGTTTGGCGATCCAAACTACGATATCAAACAGCTGGCGCTGGAGTGCGCGAGCAAGCGCATGTACCCGGACATCCTGAACTACGATCAGGTCGTCAAAGTCACCGGTTCGTTTAAAACGCCAATGGGCTGCCGCAGCTTCCTCGGCGTGTACGAGGATGAAAACGGCGAGCAGATCCACGACGGGCGCAACAACCTGGGCGTCATCAGCCTGAACCTGCCGCGCATCGCGCTGGAGGCAAAAGGTAATGAAGCTGAATTCTGGACACTGCTGGATGAACGTCTGCAGCTGGCGCGGAAAGCGCTGATGACCCGTATCGCCCGTCTGGAAGGGGTGAAATCCCGCGTCGCGCCGATCCTCTATATGGAAGGAGCCTGCGGCGTGCGCCTGAAGGCGGACGATGACGTGTCTGAGATCTTCAAAAACGGTCGCGCGTCGATTTCGCTGGGCTATATCGGCATCCACGAAACCATCAACGCGCTGTTTGGCGACACGCACATGTACGACAGTGAGGCCCTGCGCGAAAAAGGCATCGCCATCGTTCAGCGCCTGCGCGACGCGGTTGACCAGTGGAAAGAGGAAACCGGCTATGGGTTTAGCCTCTACAGTACGCCGAGCGAGAACCTGTGCGACCGCTTCTGCCGTCTGGACACCGCCGAGTTCGGGATTGTGGAAGGCGTGACCGACAAAGGGTATTACACCAACAGCTTCCACCTCGACGTGGAGAAGAAGGTGAACCCGTACGACAAGATCGACTTCGAAGCGGCCTATCCGCCGATCGCCAGCGGCGGCTTCATCTGCTACGGCGAGTACCCGAACATTCAGCACAACCTGAAGGCGCTGGAGGACGTGTGGGATTACAGCTATCAGCACGTGCCGTATTACGGGACCAACACGCCTATCGACGAGTGCTACGAGTGCGGCTTTACCGGTGAGTTCGAGTGTACGAGTAAAGGCTTTACCTGCCCGAAATGCGGCAACCACGATGCAGCCCGCGTCTCCGTGACTCGTCGCGTGTGCGGCTACCTCGGCAGCCCGGACGCGCGTCCGTTTAACGCGGGCAAGCAGGAAGAGGTGAAGCGCCGCGTGAAGCATTTGGGGAATGGGCAGATCGGGTAA
- the nrdG gene encoding anaerobic ribonucleoside-triphosphate reductase-activating protein produces MNYHQYYPVDIVNGPGTRCTLFVSGCVHECPGCYNKSTWRLNSGMPFTAEMEDKIVNDLNDTRIHRQGISLSGGDPLHPQNVPDILKLVKRIRAECTGKDIWVWTGYRLDELNAQQMEVVDLINVLVDGKFMQDLKDPALIWRGSSNQVVHHLR; encoded by the coding sequence ATGAACTATCACCAGTACTACCCCGTCGACATCGTCAACGGCCCCGGCACCCGCTGCACCCTGTTTGTTTCAGGCTGCGTCCACGAATGCCCTGGCTGCTACAACAAAAGCACCTGGCGCTTAAATTCCGGCATGCCGTTTACCGCTGAAATGGAAGACAAGATCGTCAACGACCTGAACGACACGCGCATTCACCGTCAGGGGATTTCCCTCTCCGGCGGCGATCCGCTGCACCCGCAAAACGTGCCGGATATCCTGAAGCTGGTGAAGCGCATTCGGGCAGAGTGTACGGGAAAAGATATCTGGGTCTGGACAGGCTACAGGCTGGATGAGCTGAACGCGCAGCAAATGGAAGTCGTGGATCTGATTAACGTGCTGGTCGACGGCAAGTTCATGCAGGATTTAAAAGACCCGGCGCTTATCTGGCGCGGCAGCAGCAACCAGGTTGTGCATCATTTGCGTTGA
- the treC gene encoding alpha,alpha-phosphotrehalase: protein MNTLPHWWQNGVIYQIYPKSFQDTTGSGTGDLRGVTQRLDYLKTLGIDAIWLTPFYISPQVDNGYDVANYTAIDPAYGTLDDFDELVAEAHQRGIRIVLDMVFNHTSTQHPWFRESLNNASPYRQFYIWRDGTPEQLPNNWRSKFGGNAWRWHAGSEQYYLHLFAPEQADLNWENPAVRAELKKVCEFWADRGVDGLRLDVINLISKDQDFPNDETGDGRRFYTDGPRIHEYLQEMSRDVFTPRNLMTVGEMSSTSLENCQQYASLDGRELSMTFNFHHLKVDYPGGEKWTKAKPDFVALKTLFRHWQQGMHNKAWNALFWCNHDQPRIVSRFGDEGEYRVHAAKMLGMVLHGMQGTPYIYQGEELGMTNPHFSRITDYRDVESLNMFAELRANGRDPDELLAILASKSRDNGRTPMQWDASHNAGFSEGEPWIGVCDNYETVNARSALDDADSVFYTYQSLISLRKTLPVLTWGDYEDLLPEHPSLWCYRRQWQGQTLIVAANLSNTPQEWQTDLLSGKLQVMMSNYPTPPTTSLRPFEAVWWLQQ from the coding sequence ATGAATACCCTTCCTCACTGGTGGCAAAACGGCGTTATCTACCAGATTTACCCCAAGAGTTTCCAGGACACCACCGGCAGCGGCACAGGCGATTTACGCGGCGTGACGCAGCGTCTGGACTACCTGAAAACCCTCGGCATCGACGCCATCTGGCTGACGCCGTTTTATATCTCCCCGCAGGTGGATAACGGCTACGACGTGGCGAATTACACCGCCATCGACCCGGCGTACGGCACGCTGGATGATTTTGACGAGCTGGTCGCCGAGGCGCACCAGCGCGGCATTCGCATCGTGCTGGATATGGTGTTCAACCACACCTCAACCCAGCACCCCTGGTTCCGGGAATCGCTGAACAACGCGAGCCCGTACCGCCAGTTCTACATCTGGCGCGACGGCACGCCTGAGCAGTTGCCTAACAACTGGCGCTCCAAGTTTGGCGGCAACGCCTGGCGCTGGCACGCGGGGAGCGAGCAGTATTATCTGCACCTGTTCGCGCCGGAGCAGGCGGACCTCAACTGGGAAAATCCGGCGGTGCGCGCCGAGCTGAAAAAGGTGTGCGAGTTCTGGGCCGACCGCGGCGTCGACGGCTTGCGCCTCGATGTCATTAACCTGATTTCGAAAGATCAGGATTTCCCGAATGATGAGACGGGTGACGGTCGCCGCTTCTACACTGACGGGCCGCGCATCCATGAATATCTGCAGGAGATGAGCCGCGACGTCTTTACCCCGCGCAACCTGATGACGGTAGGCGAGATGTCCTCGACTTCGCTGGAGAACTGCCAGCAGTATGCTTCTCTCGATGGCCGCGAGCTGTCGATGACCTTTAACTTCCACCACCTGAAGGTGGACTATCCCGGCGGCGAAAAGTGGACGAAGGCGAAGCCGGACTTCGTGGCGCTGAAAACCCTCTTCCGCCACTGGCAGCAGGGGATGCATAACAAAGCCTGGAACGCCCTGTTCTGGTGTAACCACGACCAGCCGCGCATCGTGTCGCGCTTCGGTGACGAAGGAGAATACCGGGTTCACGCCGCGAAAATGCTCGGCATGGTGCTGCACGGTATGCAGGGCACGCCGTATATCTATCAGGGCGAAGAGCTGGGGATGACGAACCCGCACTTCAGCCGCATCACCGATTACCGCGACGTGGAAAGCCTGAACATGTTCGCCGAACTGCGCGCCAACGGCCGCGATCCGGATGAATTACTGGCGATTCTGGCGAGTAAGTCCCGGGATAATGGCCGCACGCCAATGCAGTGGGACGCGTCGCACAATGCGGGCTTTAGCGAGGGTGAACCGTGGATTGGCGTCTGCGATAACTACGAAACCGTGAACGCCCGCTCGGCGCTCGACGATGCGGATTCCGTCTTCTATACCTATCAGTCGCTGATTAGCCTGCGCAAAACCCTGCCGGTGCTGACGTGGGGAGATTATGAAGATCTCCTGCCGGAACACCCTTCTCTGTGGTGCTACCGTCGCCAGTGGCAGGGACAGACCCTGATCGTTGCGGCGAACCTGAGCAATACGCCTCAGGAATGGCAGACAGACCTTCTCAGCGGTAAGTTGCAGGTAATGATGAGTAACTACCCGACACCACCAACGACGTCGCTGCGTCCGTTTGAAGCCGTCTGGTGGTTGCAACAGTAA
- the treB gene encoding PTS trehalose transporter subunit IIBC — protein sequence MSKVKQADIDRLIVLVGGRENIATVSHCITRLRFVLNDPAKANPKAIEELSMVKGCFTNAGQFQVVIGTEVGDYYQALLATTGHSSADKEQAKKAARQNMKWHEQLISHFAEIFFPLLPALISGGLILGFRNVIGDVPMSDGKTLAQMYPALKTVYDFLWLIGEAIFFYLPVGICWSAVRKMGGTPILGIVLGVTLVSPQLMNAYLLGQQVPEVWNFGLFTIAKVGYQAQVIPALLAGLALGFIETRLKRIVPDYLYLVVVPVCSLILAVFLAHAFIGPFGRMIGDGVAFAVRHLMTGSFAPIGAALFGFLYAPLVITGVHQTTLAIDMQMIQSLGGTPVWPIIALSNIAQASAVTGIIIVSRKHNEREISVPAAISAYLGVTEPAMYGINLKYRFPMLCAMIGSGLAGLVCGLNGVMANGIGVGGLPGILSIQPAYWQVFALAMAIAIVVPMALTTVVYQRKFRQGSLQIV from the coding sequence ATGAGTAAAGTCAAACAAGCAGATATCGATCGGCTGATCGTCCTGGTCGGCGGCCGCGAAAACATCGCTACCGTCAGCCATTGCATTACCCGCCTGCGCTTCGTGCTGAACGATCCGGCCAAAGCCAACCCGAAGGCCATTGAAGAACTCTCCATGGTTAAAGGCTGCTTCACTAACGCCGGTCAGTTCCAGGTCGTGATTGGTACCGAAGTGGGCGATTACTATCAGGCTCTGCTGGCAACGACCGGGCACTCCTCCGCCGATAAAGAGCAGGCGAAGAAGGCCGCGCGCCAGAACATGAAGTGGCACGAGCAGCTGATTTCCCACTTCGCGGAGATCTTCTTCCCGCTGCTGCCGGCGCTGATCAGCGGAGGCTTGATCTTAGGCTTCCGTAACGTCATCGGCGACGTGCCGATGAGCGACGGCAAAACCCTGGCGCAGATGTATCCGGCGCTGAAAACCGTGTACGACTTCCTGTGGCTGATTGGCGAGGCGATCTTCTTCTATCTGCCGGTCGGGATCTGCTGGTCCGCCGTGCGCAAGATGGGCGGTACGCCGATCCTCGGTATCGTACTGGGCGTCACGCTGGTCTCTCCGCAGTTAATGAACGCTTACTTACTTGGTCAGCAGGTGCCTGAGGTGTGGAACTTCGGCCTGTTTACCATCGCCAAAGTGGGCTATCAGGCGCAGGTCATTCCGGCCCTGCTGGCGGGCCTGGCGCTGGGCTTTATTGAAACCCGACTGAAGCGCATCGTGCCGGATTACCTCTATCTGGTGGTGGTGCCGGTCTGCTCGCTGATTCTGGCGGTCTTCCTGGCGCATGCCTTTATCGGTCCGTTTGGCCGCATGATTGGCGACGGCGTGGCCTTCGCGGTGCGTCACCTGATGACCGGCAGCTTCGCCCCGATTGGCGCCGCGCTGTTTGGCTTCCTGTACGCCCCGCTGGTGATCACCGGCGTGCACCAGACCACGCTGGCCATTGATATGCAGATGATCCAGAGCCTCGGCGGCACGCCGGTCTGGCCGATTATCGCCCTGTCTAACATTGCTCAGGCGTCCGCGGTGACCGGCATCATCATCGTCAGCCGCAAGCACAACGAACGCGAGATCTCCGTTCCGGCGGCCATCTCCGCCTACCTCGGCGTCACCGAGCCGGCGATGTACGGTATCAACCTGAAATACCGCTTCCCGATGCTCTGCGCGATGATCGGTTCCGGTCTGGCGGGCCTGGTGTGCGGACTGAACGGCGTAATGGCAAACGGGATTGGCGTCGGCGGCCTGCCGGGCATCCTCTCCATCCAGCCCGCTTACTGGCAGGTGTTCGCCCTGGCAATGGCCATCGCGATCGTCGTCCCAATGGCGCTGACTACCGTGGTTTACCAGCGTAAGTTCCGTCAGGGCTCGCTGCAGATTGTTTAA